The Geobacillus stearothermophilus ATCC 12980 genome contains a region encoding:
- a CDS encoding YlmC/YmxH family sporulation protein yields the protein MRLSELSGKEIVDVRRAERLGVLGQTDLEINEQTGQIEALLIPTGKWFGFRKDGQEIRVPWKYIRKIGADMVMIDAPEQE from the coding sequence GTGAGGCTGAGTGAATTAAGCGGCAAAGAAATCGTCGATGTGCGGCGGGCGGAGCGGCTTGGGGTGCTTGGGCAAACGGATTTGGAAATCAACGAGCAAACAGGGCAAATCGAAGCGTTGCTCATCCCGACTGGAAAATGGTTCGGGTTTCGCAAAGACGGGCAGGAAATTCGCGTGCCGTGGAAGTATATTCGCAAAATCGGCGCCGATATGGTGATGATCGACGCTCCGGAACAAGAATGA
- a CDS encoding dipicolinate synthase subunit B encodes MSEKSLKGKRIGFGLTGSHCTYDAVFPEIEKLVNEGAEVLPIVTYTVKTTNTRFGEGEEWVKKLEQLTGNEVIDTIVKAEPLGPKIPLDCMVIAPLTGNSMSKLANAMTDSPVLMAAKATMRNHRPVVLGISTNDALGLNGVNLMRLMAAKNIYFIPFGQDAPHAKPNSMVARMTLLHDTVLAALEGKQLQPVVIERFRYND; translated from the coding sequence ATGAGCGAAAAAAGCCTGAAGGGGAAGCGGATCGGCTTCGGCCTGACTGGATCGCACTGCACGTATGACGCTGTGTTCCCGGAAATTGAAAAACTCGTGAATGAAGGGGCGGAGGTGCTGCCAATCGTCACGTATACGGTGAAGACGACGAACACCCGGTTTGGCGAAGGGGAAGAGTGGGTGAAAAAACTCGAGCAATTGACCGGGAACGAGGTGATTGACACGATCGTCAAGGCTGAACCGCTCGGGCCGAAAATCCCGCTCGACTGCATGGTCATCGCGCCGCTGACCGGCAACTCGATGAGCAAGCTGGCAAACGCCATGACCGATTCACCGGTGTTGATGGCCGCCAAGGCGACGATGCGCAACCACCGCCCGGTCGTGCTCGGCATTTCCACGAATGACGCCCTCGGCCTAAACGGCGTCAATTTGATGCGGCTGATGGCGGCGAAAAACATTTACTTCATCCCGTTTGGCCAAGATGCTCCGCACGCCAAACCGAACTCGATGGTGGCGCGCATGACGCTCCTGCATGACACTGTGCTTGCCGCCTTGGAAGGAAAGCAGCTGCAGCCAGTTGTGATCGAACGGTTCCGTTACAACGACTAA
- the dpaA gene encoding dipicolinic acid synthetase subunit A translates to MMLTGMHVAIIGGDARQLEVIRKLVELDAKLSLVGFDQLAHHFTGATKMSIEEVDFADLDAIILPVHGTTLDGKVNSVFSHEPIPFTEEMVQKTAKRCTVYSGISNSYLDELMKKTGRKYIQLFERDDVAIYNSIPTAEGTVMMVIQHTDFTIHGSRIAVLGLGRVGMTVARTFAALGAKVKVGARRSEHLARITEMGLEPFHLNDLEKEVRDIDVCVNTVPHLIVTASVIAKMPAHTLIIDLASKPGGTDFRYAEKRGVKAILAPGLPGVVAPKTAGQIIANVLAQLLYQDLQKRKENKQ, encoded by the coding sequence ATGATGCTGACAGGAATGCATGTCGCCATCATCGGCGGTGATGCGCGGCAACTTGAAGTGATTCGCAAGCTTGTTGAACTGGACGCCAAATTGTCGCTTGTCGGCTTTGACCAGCTCGCCCACCATTTTACCGGGGCGACGAAGATGTCGATCGAGGAGGTCGATTTTGCCGACCTGGATGCGATCATTTTGCCGGTTCACGGCACGACATTGGATGGCAAGGTCAACAGCGTGTTTTCCCACGAACCGATTCCGTTCACGGAAGAGATGGTGCAAAAAACAGCCAAGCGGTGCACCGTTTATTCCGGCATCAGCAACTCGTATTTAGACGAACTGATGAAAAAGACCGGGCGCAAATACATCCAGCTGTTTGAGCGCGATGATGTCGCCATTTACAACTCGATCCCAACCGCTGAAGGAACGGTGATGATGGTGATCCAGCACACCGATTTTACGATTCACGGTTCCCGCATCGCCGTTTTAGGATTGGGGCGCGTCGGCATGACCGTCGCCCGGACATTTGCCGCTTTGGGGGCAAAAGTGAAAGTCGGGGCGCGCCGGTCGGAACATTTGGCCCGCATTACGGAAATGGGGCTTGAACCGTTTCATTTAAATGATTTGGAAAAAGAAGTGCGCGATATCGACGTTTGTGTTAACACCGTCCCCCATTTGATTGTAACGGCGAGCGTCATCGCGAAAATGCCGGCCCATACGCTGATCATCGATTTGGCGTCAAAGCCGGGCGGCACCGATTTTCGCTATGCTGAAAAGCGCGGAGTGAAAGCCATCTTGGCGCCTGGGCTGCCGGGGGTCGTCGCGCCGAAAACGGCCGGACAAATTATCGCCAACGTCTTGGCGCAGCTTTTGTATCAAGATTTACAGAAACGGAAGGAGAATAAACAATGA
- the dapA gene encoding 4-hydroxy-tetrahydrodipicolinate synthase: MVQFGNVVTAMVTPFDRKGNLDLAKTTELVNYLLDNGTDALVVAGTTGESPTLTTEEKVALFRHVVSVVNGRVPVIAGTGTNNTRASIELTKRAEEAGVDAVMLVAPYYNKPNQEGLYQHFKAIAESTPLPVMLYNVPGRTSVNLAPETVIRLAAIPNIVAVKEAGGNLEAMAEIIERTPDDFQLYSGDDSLTLPVLAIGGAGVVSVASHIIGNEMQQMIRAFQAGDHQAAAALHRKWLPLMKGLFAAPSPVPVKTALQLRGLDVGSVRLPLVPLTEQERNELSRLLDA, from the coding sequence GTGGTTCAGTTCGGGAATGTCGTCACTGCGATGGTCACTCCCTTTGACCGAAAAGGAAACTTAGATTTAGCGAAAACGACAGAACTCGTCAACTATTTGCTTGACAACGGCACGGATGCGCTTGTTGTCGCAGGCACGACCGGCGAATCGCCGACGTTGACGACGGAAGAGAAAGTCGCACTGTTCCGCCATGTCGTTTCCGTCGTCAATGGCCGCGTGCCGGTTATTGCTGGGACGGGAACGAACAATACGCGCGCCTCGATCGAGCTGACGAAACGGGCGGAAGAAGCAGGCGTCGACGCTGTCATGCTTGTGGCGCCATATTACAACAAACCGAATCAAGAAGGGCTGTATCAGCATTTTAAAGCGATCGCTGAGAGCACGCCGCTGCCGGTCATGTTGTACAACGTGCCGGGGCGCACGTCGGTCAACCTCGCTCCTGAGACCGTCATTCGGCTGGCAGCGATTCCGAATATTGTCGCGGTCAAAGAAGCCGGCGGCAATTTAGAAGCGATGGCGGAAATCATTGAACGCACGCCGGACGATTTTCAACTGTATAGCGGCGATGACAGCTTGACGCTGCCGGTGTTGGCGATCGGCGGCGCCGGCGTGGTTTCTGTTGCATCGCACATCATCGGCAACGAAATGCAACAAATGATTCGTGCATTCCAGGCCGGCGACCATCAAGCCGCCGCCGCGTTGCACCGGAAATGGCTGCCGCTCATGAAAGGGCTGTTCGCTGCGCCGAGCCCGGTGCCGGTGAAAACCGCCCTGCAGTTGCGCGGCTTGGATGTCGGCTCGGTGCGCCTTCCGCTCGTTCCGCTCACCGAGCAGGAGCGAAACGAGCTCAGCCGTCTGCTTGATGCTTGA
- a CDS encoding M16 family metallopeptidase has protein sequence MELINKYTCKNGVRIVLEQIPTVRSVAIGVWIGTGSRNETEQNNGISHFLEHMFFKGTATRTARDIAEAFDSIGGQVNAFTSKEYTCYYAKVLDEHAPLALEMLADMFFHSTFVEDELQKERNVVLEEIKMYEDTPDDIVHDLLGKACYAGHPLGYPILGTEETLRTFTGDTLRQYMADYYTPDRVVVSVAGNVDERFITEVERYFGSFTASRKPAPSGTPTFVPQKLARKKDTEQAHVCIGFNGLPVGHPDAYPLLILNNILGGSMSSRLFQEVREQRGLAYSVFSYHSAYQDSGLLAIYAGTGSSQLDVLFETIQRTLRQLKEDGITEKELHNSKEQMKGSLMLGLESTNSRMSRNGKNELLLGRHRSLDEIIEEIESVTVEKVNELARTVFTDDYALALISPDGVLPRPLRS, from the coding sequence ATGGAGTTGATTAACAAGTACACGTGCAAAAACGGCGTGCGAATCGTGCTGGAGCAAATTCCGACTGTAAGGTCGGTGGCCATCGGCGTATGGATCGGCACAGGTTCGCGCAATGAGACGGAACAAAACAACGGCATTTCCCACTTTTTAGAGCACATGTTTTTTAAAGGGACGGCAACGCGCACGGCCCGGGATATCGCCGAAGCGTTTGACAGCATCGGCGGGCAAGTGAACGCCTTTACGTCGAAAGAGTATACGTGCTATTACGCCAAAGTGTTGGACGAACATGCACCGCTCGCGTTGGAAATGCTTGCCGATATGTTTTTTCACTCGACGTTCGTTGAGGATGAGCTGCAAAAAGAGCGGAACGTGGTGCTTGAGGAAATCAAAATGTACGAAGACACGCCGGATGACATCGTCCACGATTTGCTCGGCAAGGCATGCTATGCGGGTCATCCGCTCGGCTACCCGATTTTAGGAACGGAAGAGACGTTGCGCACGTTTACGGGGGACACGTTGCGCCAATATATGGCCGACTACTATACTCCGGATCGCGTTGTCGTTTCCGTTGCCGGCAATGTCGATGAGCGGTTTATCACTGAAGTCGAACGTTATTTCGGCTCGTTCACTGCGTCCCGCAAGCCCGCTCCGTCAGGGACGCCGACGTTTGTGCCGCAAAAGCTCGCGCGCAAAAAAGACACGGAGCAGGCGCACGTATGCATCGGGTTCAACGGCCTGCCGGTCGGCCACCCGGATGCGTATCCGCTTCTGATCCTCAACAATATTTTAGGCGGCAGCATGAGCAGCCGGCTGTTTCAAGAAGTGCGCGAACAGCGCGGATTGGCGTATTCGGTGTTCTCGTACCATTCCGCCTACCAAGACAGCGGCTTGCTCGCCATTTACGCCGGCACGGGGAGCAGCCAGCTTGACGTTTTGTTTGAAACGATCCAACGGACGCTGCGCCAGTTGAAAGAAGACGGTATTACGGAAAAAGAGCTGCATAACAGCAAAGAACAGATGAAAGGAAGCTTGATGCTTGGGCTTGAAAGCACGAACAGCCGCATGAGCCGCAACGGCAAAAACGAACTTCTTCTCGGCCGCCATCGGTCGCTTGACGAGATTATCGAGGAAATTGAAAGCGTCACGGTGGAAAAAGTGAATGAGCTGGCGCGCACCGTTTTTACCGATGATTACGCGCTCGCCTTAATCAGCCCGGATGGCGTGCTGCCGCGCCCGCTTCGATCGTAG
- the dapG gene encoding aspartate kinase: MKIIVQKFGGTSVRDERGRNLARRHIENALEDGYKVVVVVSAMGRQGDPYATDTLLGLIGGARHHVTKREQDMLMACGEIISSVVFSNLLNEHGIKATAFTGAQAGFRTTSDHTNAKIVEMRCERLLEALREYDVVVVAGFQGMAENGDITTLGRGGSDTSAAALGAALNAEWVDIFTDVDGVMTADPRIVENARPLEVVTYTEICNMAYQGAKVIHPRAVEIAMQAKVPLRIRSTYSDGPGTLVTSSVRGQRGSDVKERLVTGITYVANVTQMKVLAKEGHYELQSDVFQAMAHEGISVDFINISPYGVVYTVSGDMTEKAIAALRRIGYDPVVTPRCAKVSVVGAGIAGVPGVTAKIVTALSEQGIQILQSADSHTTIWVLVKQDDMEKAVNALHDAFCLSEAKQDE; encoded by the coding sequence ATGAAAATCATTGTTCAAAAGTTCGGCGGCACGTCCGTCCGCGACGAACGCGGGCGAAACTTGGCGCGCCGCCATATTGAAAACGCGCTTGAAGATGGGTACAAAGTCGTCGTCGTTGTATCAGCGATGGGCCGCCAAGGCGATCCGTATGCGACCGACACGCTTCTTGGCTTGATCGGCGGAGCCCGTCACCATGTGACGAAGCGCGAGCAAGATATGCTTATGGCGTGCGGGGAAATCATTTCGAGCGTCGTGTTCAGCAACTTGCTGAACGAACACGGCATCAAGGCGACGGCGTTTACCGGCGCGCAAGCCGGATTTCGCACGACCAGTGATCATACGAACGCCAAAATTGTTGAAATGCGCTGCGAACGGTTGCTTGAAGCGCTTCGGGAATACGACGTCGTCGTCGTCGCCGGCTTTCAAGGCATGGCGGAAAACGGAGACATCACAACGCTCGGGCGCGGCGGGAGCGATACATCGGCCGCGGCGCTCGGCGCGGCGCTAAACGCCGAGTGGGTTGACATTTTTACCGATGTCGATGGCGTGATGACGGCCGACCCGCGTATTGTCGAAAATGCTCGGCCGTTGGAAGTTGTCACCTATACGGAAATTTGCAATATGGCGTACCAAGGGGCGAAAGTGATCCATCCGCGCGCGGTGGAAATCGCCATGCAGGCGAAAGTACCGCTGCGCATCCGTTCAACGTATTCCGATGGGCCAGGGACGCTCGTTACGTCATCGGTGCGCGGTCAAAGAGGAAGCGATGTGAAAGAGCGTCTCGTCACGGGCATTACGTACGTCGCCAATGTGACGCAAATGAAAGTGTTGGCAAAAGAAGGGCATTATGAACTGCAGTCGGATGTATTTCAGGCGATGGCTCACGAAGGAATCAGCGTCGACTTTATCAACATTTCACCGTACGGCGTCGTCTATACGGTGAGCGGAGATATGACGGAAAAAGCGATAGCCGCTTTGCGCCGCATTGGCTATGATCCGGTTGTGACGCCCCGCTGCGCCAAAGTGTCGGTCGTTGGCGCCGGCATTGCCGGTGTGCCAGGAGTAACGGCCAAAATCGTCACCGCTCTATCGGAGCAAGGCATTCAAATTTTGCAATCGGCAGACAGCCATACGACCATTTGGGTATTAGTCAAACAAGACGATATGGAAAAGGCCGTCAATGCCTTGCACGACGCCTTTTGCTTGTCCGAGGCCAAACAGGACGAATGA
- a CDS encoding ClpP family protease, with product MDKERYLQEETEEKPETKTEEATATITQLGQTNVPQMEPDTNIHCLTIVGQIEGHIQLPPQNKATKYEHVIPQIVAIEQNPKIEGLLVILNTVGGDVEAGLAIAEMLASLSKPTVSIVLGGGHSIGVPIAVSCNYSFITETATMTIHPIRLTGLVIGVPQTFEYLDKMQERVVRFVTKHSNISEEKFKELMFSKGNLTRDIGTNVVGPDAVRYGLIDEVGGVSQAMAKLRQLIEAKKGGEGKMIQ from the coding sequence ATGGACAAGGAGCGTTACCTTCAGGAAGAGACGGAAGAAAAACCGGAAACGAAAACGGAAGAGGCCACTGCTACCATCACCCAGCTTGGGCAGACGAATGTCCCGCAAATGGAACCGGATACGAACATTCATTGTCTGACGATTGTCGGCCAAATTGAAGGTCATATTCAGCTGCCGCCGCAAAACAAGGCGACAAAATACGAACATGTGATCCCACAAATCGTCGCCATTGAGCAAAATCCGAAAATCGAAGGGCTGCTCGTCATTTTAAATACGGTCGGCGGTGATGTGGAGGCCGGGCTTGCGATTGCGGAAATGCTCGCTTCGCTGTCAAAACCGACCGTTTCCATCGTGCTTGGCGGCGGCCATTCGATCGGCGTGCCGATCGCCGTTTCGTGCAACTATTCGTTCATCACTGAGACGGCGACGATGACGATTCATCCGATCCGTTTGACGGGGCTTGTCATTGGCGTTCCGCAGACGTTTGAGTATTTGGATAAAATGCAGGAACGCGTCGTCCGCTTCGTAACGAAGCATTCCAACATTAGCGAGGAGAAGTTTAAAGAGCTCATGTTTTCCAAAGGCAATTTGACGCGCGACATCGGCACGAACGTCGTCGGTCCCGATGCGGTCCGGTACGGCTTGATCGATGAAGTGGGCGGTGTCTCACAGGCCATGGCGAAGCTGCGCCAGCTGATCGAAGCGAAAAAAGGCGGCGAAGGGAAGATGATCCAATGA
- a CDS encoding YlzJ-like family protein, with amino-acid sequence MILYTIMPEHLVFPVDAAAYEKQKLVHYEGIPLLVQMTDTGEYEIVQNLSTNPYHFLNAKYAPGVRFPVSVATS; translated from the coding sequence ATGATTTTGTACACGATCATGCCGGAACATTTGGTGTTCCCGGTCGATGCGGCCGCGTATGAAAAGCAAAAGCTAGTGCATTACGAAGGCATCCCGTTGCTCGTCCAAATGACCGATACGGGCGAATATGAAATCGTGCAAAACTTAAGCACCAACCCCTATCATTTTTTAAACGCCAAGTATGCGCCAGGGGTGCGGTTTCCGGTTTCTGTCGCAACATCGTAA
- the asd gene encoding aspartate-semialdehyde dehydrogenase: MAEKQYHVAVVGATGAVGQQMVRTLEDRNFPVGTLTLLSSERSAGKKMRFRGREIEVQAAAPERFDGVDIALFSAGGAVSKALAPEAVRRGAIVIDNTSAFRMEENVPLVVPEVNESDLTWHNGIIANPNCSTIQMVVALEPIRKAFGLSRVIVSTYQAVSGAGAQAIEELYEQTKAVLDNKPFEATILPVKSDRKHYPIAFNAIPQIDKFQDNGFTFEEMKMINETKKIMHMPELSVAATCVRIPVASGHSESVYIEIEQDGVTAADLQAVLREAPGVVLQDDPSEQLYPMPANCVGQYDVFVGRIRRDLDNSRAFHLWIVADNLLKGAASNSVQIAESLLKLGLI; the protein is encoded by the coding sequence ATGGCTGAAAAACAATACCATGTCGCTGTCGTCGGAGCCACGGGGGCAGTCGGACAACAAATGGTGCGGACGCTTGAAGACCGGAACTTCCCGGTCGGAACATTAACGTTGTTATCGTCAGAACGCTCGGCTGGCAAAAAAATGCGCTTCCGCGGCAGAGAGATTGAAGTGCAGGCCGCCGCGCCCGAGCGCTTTGATGGGGTTGATATCGCCTTATTCAGCGCTGGCGGCGCAGTGTCGAAAGCATTGGCGCCGGAGGCGGTTCGGCGCGGGGCGATTGTCATCGACAACACGAGCGCATTCCGGATGGAGGAAAACGTGCCGCTTGTCGTCCCGGAAGTGAACGAAAGCGATTTGACATGGCATAACGGCATCATCGCCAATCCGAACTGCTCGACGATTCAAATGGTCGTGGCGCTTGAGCCGATTCGGAAGGCGTTCGGCTTATCCCGCGTCATCGTTTCCACGTACCAGGCCGTCTCGGGAGCAGGGGCGCAGGCGATTGAAGAGCTGTACGAGCAGACGAAAGCGGTGCTTGACAATAAGCCGTTCGAGGCAACCATTTTGCCGGTCAAATCGGACCGGAAGCATTACCCAATCGCGTTTAACGCCATTCCGCAAATCGATAAGTTTCAAGATAACGGGTTTACGTTCGAAGAGATGAAAATGATCAACGAAACGAAAAAAATCATGCATATGCCCGAGCTGAGCGTCGCGGCGACGTGCGTACGCATTCCGGTGGCGAGCGGGCATTCGGAGTCGGTGTATATCGAGATCGAGCAAGACGGCGTCACGGCTGCCGATTTGCAAGCGGTGCTGCGCGAGGCGCCGGGCGTCGTTCTCCAAGACGATCCGAGCGAACAGCTGTATCCGATGCCGGCCAACTGCGTCGGCCAATACGACGTCTTTGTCGGCCGCATCCGCCGCGATTTGGACAACAGCCGCGCCTTTCATTTATGGATTGTTGCCGACAACTTGCTAAAAGGGGCTGCTTCAAATTCCGTGCAAATTGCCGAAAGTTTGCTGAAGCTCGGGCTCATTTAA
- a CDS encoding ribonuclease J encodes MKSKIKPVEKIRIFALGGVGEIGKNMYVVELDEDIFVLDAGVMFPEDEMFGIDKVIPDIAYLIERQHRIQAIFLTHGHEEHMGAIAYVLKQLSVPVYGTKLTLGLAEAILKEQGIANAKLNEIHPDAELLFDKAKVTFFRTIHSIPDSIGISLHTSQGAIVYTSDFKFDQTPYGNNRADLGKMAQIGEQGVLCLLSDSTNAERPGYSGSDTAVAHEIADVIGHAKGRVFVACYASNITRIQQVLYAAKQYGRKVAVIGKTLHKIMDIAVRLGYLHLPDKVTISAYDLDRYGDDELVILTTGGHGEPMSALWRMARQANKQVNIKEGDTVIVAASVMPGYELGFSKTIDALYRAGANVIYHNRQVHVSGHGCQEELKLMLNLMKPKYFIPVHGEYRMQKAHARLAKAVGISEERTFLLDKGEVVEFRGGAARPGGKVPYGNILIDGLGIGDVGNIVLRDRRLLSQDGILIAVVTLNKEAKTIAAGPEIISRGFVYMREAETLLEEAEQMVSEIIKRCLESYMLEWSSLKANIREALSQFLFEKTKRKPMILPIIMEV; translated from the coding sequence TTGAAATCCAAAATAAAGCCAGTAGAGAAAATACGCATTTTTGCCCTTGGGGGAGTCGGGGAAATCGGCAAAAACATGTATGTCGTCGAATTGGACGAGGACATTTTCGTCCTCGATGCCGGGGTGATGTTCCCGGAAGATGAGATGTTTGGCATTGACAAAGTCATCCCGGACATTGCCTACTTAATTGAACGGCAGCACCGCATTCAGGCGATTTTTCTCACTCACGGGCATGAGGAGCATATGGGAGCGATCGCCTACGTGCTCAAGCAGCTGTCTGTGCCAGTCTACGGGACGAAGCTGACGCTCGGGTTGGCGGAAGCGATTTTAAAAGAGCAAGGCATTGCAAACGCCAAACTGAATGAAATTCATCCTGACGCTGAACTGCTGTTTGACAAAGCAAAAGTGACGTTTTTCCGCACGATCCACAGCATCCCCGATTCCATCGGCATCAGCCTGCATACATCGCAAGGGGCGATCGTGTACACGAGCGATTTTAAATTTGACCAGACGCCGTATGGCAATAATCGCGCCGACTTGGGGAAAATGGCGCAAATCGGCGAACAAGGGGTGCTTTGTCTTTTGTCGGACAGCACGAATGCCGAGCGTCCGGGCTACAGCGGCTCTGATACAGCCGTCGCCCATGAGATTGCAGATGTGATCGGCCACGCGAAAGGGCGCGTGTTTGTCGCCTGCTATGCTTCGAACATTACGCGCATCCAACAAGTGCTTTACGCCGCCAAGCAGTACGGGCGCAAGGTGGCGGTGATCGGCAAAACGCTGCATAAAATTATGGACATCGCCGTCCGCCTCGGTTATTTGCATCTGCCGGATAAGGTGACGATTTCTGCCTACGACTTGGACCGCTATGGGGATGATGAACTCGTCATTTTGACGACCGGGGGTCATGGCGAGCCGATGAGCGCGCTTTGGCGCATGGCGCGGCAGGCGAACAAGCAGGTGAACATTAAAGAAGGAGACACCGTCATCGTCGCTGCTTCTGTCATGCCGGGGTATGAGCTTGGGTTTTCGAAAACGATCGACGCCCTATACCGGGCTGGGGCGAACGTCATTTACCACAATCGGCAAGTGCACGTGTCCGGGCACGGCTGCCAAGAAGAGCTTAAGCTCATGCTTAATTTGATGAAGCCGAAATATTTCATCCCGGTGCATGGGGAGTACCGAATGCAAAAGGCGCACGCCCGGTTGGCGAAGGCGGTCGGCATCTCGGAAGAGCGGACGTTTTTGCTTGACAAAGGTGAAGTGGTCGAATTTCGCGGCGGAGCCGCCCGCCCTGGCGGTAAAGTGCCGTACGGCAACATTTTAATCGATGGCCTCGGCATCGGCGACGTCGGCAACATTGTGTTGCGCGACAGGCGTTTGTTGTCGCAGGACGGCATTTTGATCGCCGTGGTGACACTAAACAAAGAAGCGAAAACGATTGCTGCTGGACCGGAAATCATATCGCGCGGATTCGTTTATATGCGCGAGGCGGAGACGCTGTTGGAAGAGGCTGAGCAAATGGTGTCGGAGATCATTAAGCGCTGTCTGGAATCATACATGCTGGAATGGTCATCGTTAAAGGCGAACATTCGCGAGGCGCTAAGCCAGTTTTTGTTTGAGAAAACGAAGCGAAAGCCGATGATTTTGCCGATTATTATGGAGGTATAA